The following are from one region of the Magallana gigas chromosome 6, xbMagGiga1.1, whole genome shotgun sequence genome:
- the LOC117689327 gene encoding amyloid-beta A4 precursor protein-binding family A member 2-like encodes MKGEMLGIVIVESGWGSMVLTVVLVNMYPSGPIARCGQLNIGDQIISINGISLVGLPLSACQNYNKTSKNQTVVKLTVVPCAPVVEVLIKRPDVKYQLGFSVQNGVVCSLLHTVKMSRILDF; translated from the exons ATGAAGGGAGAGATGCTTGGTATTGTGATAGTAGAGTCAGGGTGGGGATCCATGGTGCTGACCGTGGTCCTGGTCAACATGTACCCCTCAGGTCCGATCGCCCGCTGTGGACAGCTAAACATCGGGGACCAGATCATCTCCATCAATGGAATCAGCCTGGTCGGACTCCCTCTCTCAGCCTGTCAAAACTACAACAAG ACAAGTAAGAACCAGACAGTGGTAAAGTTAACGGTGGTTCCCTGTGCACCAGTGGTGGAGGTCCTGATCAAGCGACCAGACGTCAAGTATCAGCTGGGATTCAGTGTCCAGAATGGAGTGGTATGTTCTTTGTTACATACTGTCAAGATGTCTAGAATTCTAGATTTCTAA